One segment of Streptomyces sp. NBC_00576 DNA contains the following:
- a CDS encoding class F sortase yields MTDDDRERSSGAGRLTMGVAWALLLLGLWLWGREVTDVRHGISAPTTGDVAAVGRPPDPELPPAHEPLSGALPQRVDIPELGVQAPVVVRGLDRRGAIDPPPFDQAGVVGWYGSGTRPGAAGTALLVGHVDTETRPAVFYKVSTLRPGATIRVTRADGKVAEFTVDDVKVLPRDRFDAQQAYGTRQSGRAELRLITCGGTFDRVTRTYTANVIVSAYLTGAAV; encoded by the coding sequence ATGACCGACGACGACCGCGAACGGTCCTCCGGCGCCGGGCGCCTGACCATGGGCGTGGCCTGGGCGCTGCTGCTCCTCGGGCTGTGGCTGTGGGGCCGTGAGGTGACCGACGTACGCCATGGCATATCCGCGCCGACCACCGGCGACGTCGCGGCGGTCGGCCGCCCCCCGGACCCCGAACTCCCGCCCGCGCACGAGCCGTTGAGCGGCGCCCTGCCGCAGCGCGTGGACATACCCGAACTGGGCGTGCAGGCCCCGGTGGTGGTCCGCGGCCTCGACCGGCGCGGCGCGATCGATCCGCCGCCCTTCGACCAGGCGGGCGTCGTGGGCTGGTACGGATCCGGCACCCGGCCCGGCGCCGCCGGCACTGCCCTCCTCGTCGGACACGTCGACACCGAGACCCGCCCCGCCGTCTTCTACAAGGTCAGCACCCTGCGGCCGGGCGCGACGATCCGGGTCACCCGCGCCGACGGCAAGGTCGCCGAGTTCACCGTCGACGACGTCAAGGTCCTGCCCCGTGACCGCTTCGACGCCCAACAGGCGTACGGCACACGGCAGTCGGGCCGCGCGGAACTCCGGCTCATCACCTGTGGCGGTACGTTCGACCGGGTCACCCGCACCTACACGGCGAACGTGATCGTGTCGGCGTACCTGACGGGTGCGGCCGTCTGA
- a CDS encoding glycoside hydrolase family 6 protein: MFGSKGASWGRASAAVLGAALLLTGCSSSDKGDGDEPGKEAEARITQQPKGTNPFWVNPDGNAAEQVAAYVKNDKTTDAEQIRKIAEQPTGEWISPENPEAEARGFTEAAQKADRSALLVLYNIPHRDCGQYSSGGAADGDSYRAWIDGVARGIGDRAATVILEPDAILHLVDGCTQDEFHEERYDLLSGAIDTLSALKNTKVYLDAGNAGWTHPDQIFEPLQWAGIEKADGFSVNVSNFYSTADSIKYGKELSAKVGAKHFVVDTSRNGNGPYSGGKADENWCNPPGRALGESPTVKTADPLVDAYLWVKRPGESDGECKGGPKAGQWWVDYALKLAKASD; encoded by the coding sequence ATGTTCGGCAGTAAGGGGGCGTCCTGGGGGAGGGCGTCCGCGGCGGTGCTGGGGGCGGCACTGCTGCTCACCGGTTGTTCCTCCTCCGACAAGGGGGACGGCGACGAGCCGGGCAAGGAAGCGGAAGCCCGGATCACCCAACAGCCCAAGGGCACCAACCCGTTCTGGGTGAACCCCGACGGCAACGCGGCGGAACAGGTCGCCGCGTACGTCAAGAACGACAAGACCACGGACGCCGAGCAGATCCGGAAGATCGCCGAGCAGCCGACCGGCGAGTGGATCAGCCCGGAGAACCCGGAGGCGGAGGCCCGCGGCTTCACGGAGGCCGCGCAGAAGGCGGACCGCTCCGCGCTCCTCGTCCTCTACAACATCCCGCACCGCGACTGCGGCCAGTACTCCAGCGGAGGCGCCGCCGACGGCGACAGCTACCGCGCCTGGATCGACGGCGTCGCCAGGGGCATCGGTGACCGTGCGGCCACGGTGATCCTGGAACCGGACGCGATCCTCCACCTCGTGGACGGCTGCACCCAGGACGAGTTCCACGAGGAGCGGTACGACCTGCTGAGCGGCGCGATCGACACCCTGTCGGCGCTGAAGAACACGAAGGTGTACCTGGACGCGGGGAACGCGGGATGGACACATCCCGACCAGATCTTCGAGCCGCTCCAGTGGGCGGGCATCGAGAAGGCGGACGGGTTCTCCGTCAACGTGTCCAACTTCTACTCGACGGCTGATTCCATCAAGTACGGCAAGGAGCTGTCGGCGAAGGTGGGGGCCAAGCACTTCGTGGTGGACACGTCCCGTAACGGGAACGGCCCGTACAGCGGGGGCAAGGCGGACGAGAACTGGTGCAACCCTCCTGGGAGGGCGCTCGGGGAGTCTCCGACCGTGAAGACGGCCGATCCGCTTGTCGACGCGTATCTGTGGGTCAAGCGTCCCGGGGAGTCCGACGGAGAGTGCAAGGGCGGGCCCAAGGCCGGGCAGTGGTGGGTCGACTACGCGCTGAAGCTCGCGAAGGCGAGTGACTGA
- a CDS encoding galactose oxidase early set domain-containing protein: MTDRAGRRRARRLAIGTAVVLALAGMNGPWVYRFSTEKYHDYKINRPEYKAENGKWEVVNFPEEYRQNTIHAALLHTGKVLLVAGSGNNADNFDAKKFDTRIWDPVNGTIKKIPTPKDLFCTGHTQLANGNLLIAGGTKRYEKLKGDVTKAGGLMVVHNENPDKPITLPAGTKFTGKENGKTFVSKDPVVVERATKVFDKATGAFLRNEPGLGRIYVEAQKKGAKYETGTQDNYRVQGLSGADSRNTYGIAEKLALDKKDFQGIRDAFEFDPVAEKYIKVDPMNEARWYPTLTTMSDGKILSLSGLDEIGQLVPGKNELYDPKTKTWTYTTHTRQFPTYPAISLMQNGEMFYSGANAGYGPDNVGRDPGVWDVATDKFTKLKGLSDPNMLETAGTVLLPPAQDEKYMVIGGGGVGESKLSSKKTRVIDLLADNPKFTDGPSLEKGTRYPQYSILPDDTVMISGGSEDYRGRGDSNILQARMYDAKTGKLNRVADPLVGRNYHSGSILLPDGRLMFFGSDSLYADKADTKPGKFEQRIEIYTPPYLYRDAQPSLSGGPQTIARGASGTFKSEHASTIKTARLIRPSASTHVTDVDQRSIALDLKKTKDSITVTVPKNRNLVESGWYMLFVTDDQGTPSKAQWVKVP; this comes from the coding sequence ATGACAGACCGTGCAGGCCGCCGCCGCGCCCGTCGACTCGCGATAGGCACGGCGGTGGTCCTCGCGTTGGCGGGGATGAACGGGCCGTGGGTGTATCGCTTCAGTACCGAGAAATATCACGACTACAAGATCAACAGACCGGAGTACAAGGCCGAGAACGGCAAGTGGGAGGTGGTGAACTTCCCGGAGGAATACCGGCAGAACACCATCCACGCGGCCCTGCTGCACACCGGCAAGGTCCTGCTCGTCGCAGGCTCCGGCAACAACGCGGACAACTTCGACGCGAAGAAGTTCGACACCCGCATCTGGGACCCGGTCAATGGCACGATCAAGAAGATCCCGACGCCGAAGGATCTGTTCTGCACCGGCCACACGCAGCTCGCCAACGGCAATCTGCTGATCGCGGGCGGCACGAAGCGGTACGAGAAGCTCAAGGGTGACGTCACCAAGGCGGGCGGCCTGATGGTCGTCCACAACGAGAACCCGGACAAGCCGATCACCCTGCCCGCGGGCACCAAGTTCACCGGCAAGGAGAACGGCAAGACGTTCGTGTCGAAGGACCCGGTCGTCGTGGAGCGCGCGACGAAGGTCTTCGACAAGGCGACGGGCGCTTTCCTGCGCAACGAGCCGGGGCTCGGCCGGATCTATGTCGAGGCGCAGAAGAAGGGCGCCAAGTACGAGACCGGTACGCAGGACAACTACCGCGTGCAGGGCCTGTCGGGCGCCGACTCCCGCAACACGTACGGCATCGCCGAGAAGCTCGCCCTGGACAAGAAGGACTTCCAGGGCATCCGGGACGCCTTCGAGTTCGATCCGGTCGCCGAGAAGTACATCAAGGTCGACCCGATGAACGAGGCTCGCTGGTACCCCACGCTCACCACCATGTCGGACGGCAAGATCCTGAGCCTCTCCGGCCTGGACGAGATCGGCCAGCTGGTGCCGGGCAAGAACGAGCTGTACGACCCGAAGACCAAGACCTGGACGTACACGACCCATACACGGCAGTTCCCGACGTACCCGGCGATCTCCCTGATGCAGAACGGCGAGATGTTCTACTCGGGCGCGAACGCGGGCTACGGCCCCGACAACGTCGGCCGTGACCCGGGCGTCTGGGACGTGGCGACGGACAAGTTCACCAAGCTGAAGGGGCTCAGCGACCCCAACATGCTGGAGACCGCCGGCACGGTGCTGCTGCCGCCGGCGCAGGACGAGAAGTACATGGTGATCGGTGGGGGCGGGGTCGGCGAGTCGAAGCTCTCCAGCAAGAAGACCCGCGTGATCGACCTCCTGGCGGACAACCCGAAGTTCACGGACGGCCCGTCCCTGGAGAAGGGCACGCGCTACCCGCAGTACTCGATCCTCCCCGACGACACGGTGATGATCTCGGGCGGCTCGGAGGACTACCGGGGGCGCGGCGACTCGAACATCCTCCAGGCCCGTATGTACGACGCGAAGACCGGCAAGCTGAACAGGGTCGCCGACCCACTGGTGGGCCGCAACTACCACTCGGGCTCGATCCTGCTGCCCGACGGCCGGCTCATGTTCTTCGGCTCGGACTCCCTGTACGCGGACAAGGCCGACACCAAGCCGGGCAAGTTCGAACAGCGCATCGAGATCTACACGCCGCCGTACCTGTACCGCGACGCGCAGCCCTCACTGTCGGGCGGCCCGCAGACGATCGCACGCGGCGCGTCGGGCACCTTCAAGTCCGAGCACGCGTCCACGATCAAGACGGCCCGTCTGATCCGCCCGAGCGCCTCGACCCACGTCACGGACGTCGACCAGCGCTCCATCGCCCTGGACCTGAAGAAGACGAAGGACAGCATCACGGTGACGGTCCCGAAGAACCGGAACCTGGTCGAGTCGGGCTGGTACATGCTCTTCGTCACGGATGATCAGGGGACGCCGAGCAAGGCTCAGTGGGTGAAGGTGCCTTGA
- a CDS encoding glycosyltransferase family 2 protein has protein sequence MTSTPTGARHNFDASQTAQLRLPSNRTGGFRRIKKSLPKYDYEHYSRLAGPLTQPDPTKPYTVKYRSLLSQEPHRIRAALMLGAAPLLSVVLLVWLLQPAHWTHRDYPAYDFLPALDIVMLVSIGLIELFRCLNVLSNAHATLVARDPIPVVPETGTRVAFLTSFVPGKEPLEMVTKTLEAAVRIRHRGLMHVWLLDEGDDPAVKAVCERLGVHHFSRKGIAKWNQPKGPHRAKTKHGNYNAWLDAHGDDYDFFASVDTDHVPLPNYLERMLGFFRDPNIGFVIGPQVYGNYDNFVTKAAESQQFLFHALIQRAGNAYGSPMFVGTSNAVRIRALKQIGGLYDSITEDMATGFEIHRHKNPATGKKWRSVYTPDVLAVGEGPSAWTDFFTQQMRWSRGTYETILKQYWKGWYSLPPSKLFNYTMMIIFYPMSALNWILAALSCALFLGLGASGVNIDPTVWLMLYGNASALQIGLYIWNRRHNVSPHEPEGSGGVAGMVMSALSAPLYAKALIDSALRRKSKFVVTPKGDSASPDRWFGTFRYHWYFILIFGGSIAAGFTFGHSHPAMIIWATFATGITATPMVVWRLMLRQEKKKLAARPAAEPQDAAPAPYPTVPTQPTSHAPHTPPHASHAPHAPHSTHAPQHKPQWAASGGTGEGSVGSGGNDQTMQIALGGLGGRKE, from the coding sequence ATGACGTCGACGCCGACGGGCGCCCGGCATAACTTCGACGCATCACAGACGGCCCAGCTCAGGCTGCCGTCCAACCGGACCGGCGGTTTCCGCCGGATCAAGAAGAGTCTGCCGAAGTACGACTACGAGCACTACAGCCGGCTGGCCGGACCCCTCACACAGCCCGACCCGACCAAGCCGTACACGGTCAAGTACCGGTCCCTGCTCTCGCAGGAGCCGCACCGCATACGGGCCGCGCTGATGCTGGGCGCCGCACCGCTGCTCTCCGTCGTCCTGCTCGTCTGGCTGCTCCAGCCCGCGCACTGGACCCACCGCGACTACCCGGCCTACGACTTCCTGCCGGCGCTCGACATCGTGATGCTCGTCTCGATCGGTCTGATCGAGCTCTTCCGCTGCCTGAACGTGCTGTCGAACGCGCATGCCACCCTGGTCGCCCGCGACCCGATCCCGGTGGTGCCCGAGACCGGCACAAGAGTCGCCTTCCTCACCTCCTTCGTGCCCGGCAAGGAACCGCTGGAGATGGTGACGAAGACGCTCGAAGCCGCGGTGAGAATCCGGCACCGCGGCCTTATGCATGTCTGGCTCCTCGACGAGGGCGACGACCCCGCGGTGAAGGCGGTCTGCGAGCGCCTGGGCGTGCACCACTTCTCCCGCAAGGGCATCGCGAAGTGGAACCAGCCCAAGGGCCCGCACCGCGCCAAGACCAAGCACGGCAACTACAACGCCTGGCTCGACGCACACGGCGACGACTACGACTTCTTCGCCTCCGTCGACACCGACCACGTACCGCTGCCCAACTATCTGGAGCGGATGCTCGGCTTCTTCCGGGACCCGAACATCGGCTTCGTCATCGGCCCGCAGGTGTACGGGAACTACGACAACTTCGTCACCAAGGCCGCCGAGTCGCAGCAGTTCCTCTTCCACGCGCTGATCCAGCGGGCCGGCAACGCCTACGGCTCGCCGATGTTCGTGGGGACCAGCAACGCCGTACGCATCAGGGCACTGAAGCAGATCGGCGGGCTGTACGACTCGATCACCGAGGACATGGCGACCGGGTTCGAGATCCACCGCCACAAGAACCCGGCGACGGGGAAGAAGTGGCGCTCGGTCTACACGCCCGACGTGCTCGCGGTCGGTGAGGGTCCCAGTGCCTGGACGGACTTCTTCACGCAGCAGATGCGCTGGTCACGGGGGACGTACGAGACGATCCTCAAGCAGTACTGGAAGGGCTGGTACTCGCTGCCGCCGAGCAAGCTCTTCAACTACACGATGATGATCATCTTCTACCCGATGTCCGCCCTCAACTGGATCCTGGCGGCGCTGAGCTGTGCACTGTTCCTGGGCCTGGGCGCCTCGGGTGTGAACATCGACCCGACCGTGTGGCTGATGCTCTACGGCAACGCCTCGGCGCTGCAGATCGGCCTGTACATCTGGAACCGCCGGCACAACGTCTCCCCGCACGAGCCGGAGGGTTCGGGTGGTGTGGCGGGCATGGTGATGTCCGCGCTGTCGGCGCCGCTCTACGCGAAGGCCCTGATCGACTCCGCGCTGCGGCGCAAGAGCAAGTTCGTGGTCACACCCAAGGGCGACTCGGCGAGCCCGGACCGCTGGTTCGGGACGTTCCGGTACCACTGGTACTTCATCCTGATCTTCGGCGGCTCGATCGCGGCCGGCTTCACCTTCGGGCACTCGCACCCCGCGATGATCATCTGGGCGACGTTCGCCACGGGGATCACCGCGACGCCGATGGTCGTCTGGCGGCTCATGCTGCGCCAGGAGAAGAAGAAGCTCGCCGCCCGCCCGGCCGCCGAGCCGCAGGACGCCGCGCCCGCGCCGTACCCGACAGTGCCGACCCAGCCGACGTCACACGCGCCACACACCCCGCCGCACGCATCGCACGCCCCACACGCCCCTCACTCCACCCACGCGCCGCAGCACAAGCCCCAGTGGGCCGCATCGGGTGGAACGGGCGAGGGCAGCGTAGGGAGCGGGGGCAACGACCAGACCATGCAGATTGCCCTTGGTGGACTTGGGGGACGTAAGGAATGA
- a CDS encoding peptidoglycan-binding protein yields MATPVFEEFDPASDCECPGCVRRRRAAPYSGPVSGTGPGPARTAVRRTLVVAAAASTVLGAGHALPAAAAPHAPQRPGVPAGDEPDTPQGGQAPLHGPSGKPASDKLRATTRAEIVNRARAWVVARVPYSMGTYWGDGYRQDCSGFVSMAWNLAGNEWTGSLDKYGVRIAKEDLQPGDILLFHNQSDPEKGSHVVIFGGWTDYTHTYYTAYEETRPHARRQATPFAYWSHSDGYQAYRYKGLAANTGGTSDPGDLGDPGDTGGTDDADGTDGTTGAVLGASSDAAARFPGRMYFGPGANNGYVTQLGRMLVERGGARYYTSGPGPRWSDADRRATRAFQQAQGWTGTAADGLPGPRTWTLLVSGTGRDIGDNPAGATARTPPGTDPGTAPGTAPGTAPGMDPGTAPGTAPGMDPGTAPGTAPGMDPGTAPGTAPGTDPGTAPGTAPGAPPPTVLGAAGPPSARHAVPEFPGRALFRPGASSPHVTQLGERLVKKGFGRYYTTQPDPGWNEADRRAVQAFQRAQGWRGGAADGYPGPETWRRLFSS; encoded by the coding sequence ATGGCGACTCCGGTATTCGAGGAATTCGATCCCGCGAGTGACTGCGAATGCCCCGGATGTGTCCGCCGACGACGGGCCGCACCCTATTCCGGACCGGTGTCGGGAACGGGTCCGGGACCCGCTCGTACGGCGGTCAGGCGGACCCTCGTCGTCGCCGCCGCGGCCTCCACCGTCCTCGGCGCCGGACACGCCCTGCCGGCCGCGGCCGCCCCGCACGCCCCCCAGCGTCCGGGCGTACCCGCAGGTGACGAGCCCGACACTCCGCAGGGCGGCCAGGCCCCGCTGCACGGCCCGTCCGGGAAACCGGCCTCGGACAAGCTCCGGGCGACGACCCGGGCGGAGATCGTCAACCGGGCCAGGGCATGGGTCGTGGCGCGGGTGCCGTACAGCATGGGCACGTATTGGGGAGACGGTTACCGGCAGGACTGCTCGGGCTTCGTCTCCATGGCCTGGAACCTCGCCGGGAACGAATGGACGGGCAGTCTCGACAAGTACGGGGTGCGGATTGCCAAGGAGGATCTGCAACCCGGTGACATTCTCCTGTTCCATAATCAGTCGGACCCGGAAAAGGGCTCGCACGTGGTCATTTTCGGCGGCTGGACGGACTACACGCACACCTATTACACCGCCTACGAGGAGACCCGCCCGCACGCCCGCAGGCAGGCCACTCCGTTCGCCTACTGGAGCCACTCGGACGGCTATCAGGCCTACCGCTACAAGGGCCTCGCCGCGAACACGGGCGGCACCTCGGACCCGGGAGACCTGGGAGACCCGGGCGACACCGGCGGTACGGACGACGCGGACGGTACGGACGGTACGACGGGCGCGGTACTCGGAGCCTCCTCGGACGCGGCGGCCCGGTTCCCGGGCCGGATGTACTTCGGGCCGGGCGCGAACAACGGGTACGTCACCCAGCTGGGCCGGATGCTCGTGGAGCGCGGCGGCGCCCGCTACTACACCTCGGGTCCGGGCCCGCGCTGGTCGGACGCGGACCGCAGGGCGACGCGGGCGTTCCAGCAGGCCCAGGGCTGGACGGGCACGGCGGCGGACGGACTGCCGGGGCCGCGGACCTGGACGCTGCTGGTGAGCGGAACGGGCCGCGACATCGGGGACAACCCGGCAGGGGCGACGGCCCGGACGCCCCCCGGAACGGATCCGGGAACAGCCCCGGGAACAGCCCCGGGAACAGCCCCGGGAATGGATCCGGGAACAGCCCCGGGAACAGCCCCGGGAATGGATCCGGGAACAGCCCCGGGAACAGCCCCGGGAATGGATCCGGGAACAGCCCCGGGAACAGCCCCGGGAACGGATCCGGGAACAGCCCCGGGAACAGCCCCGGGGGCGCCCCCTCCCACGGTCCTCGGTGCGGCCGGTCCGCCCTCTGCCAGGCATGCGGTCCCCGAGTTCCCCGGGCGGGCCCTGTTCCGGCCGGGCGCCAGCAGTCCGCACGTCACCCAGCTCGGAGAGCGGCTGGTGAAGAAGGGATTCGGGCGGTACTACACGACCCAGCCCGACCCCGGCTGGAACGAGGCGGACCGGCGCGCGGTGCAGGCCTTCCAACGCGCCCAGGGCTGGCGGGGCGGCGCGGCCGACGGCTACCCGGGCCCGGAGACCTGGCGCCGCCTCTTCTCCTCGTAA
- a CDS encoding SPFH domain-containing protein, which yields MSTTTEQTPDPEGPPDSGPRPARLIQNEATTEIPVHLLFRDEPDPAPVPLRPAVVGRRQGTGEQPRVRRPAPATPRPTVPTVDPDLVERPARVLPGAVGVLAGAVGAAGGVLTSWWAGVLPPLAVEALRLPATYAGAGLGPAQWAAYAGAGALGLFGFGGLARGRTGRAWVLGLFGRYRGTVRRTGLLWVNPLLLRARVDVRLRHWRGEPMPAADASGVALRVVVLVVWRVRDTARATLGVEDHETYLRECVEAALVRVPVEMPGAGRRAMESAGDALTRAVAADTAPVGLEVFSVLPVRVEYAPEVAAAMTRRHIATLDARHRAAALTSVVDSVEDTVTRLTLRGLVELDDYERKVLVKDLTVAFCAGRGEPGP from the coding sequence ATGAGTACGACGACCGAACAGACACCTGACCCCGAGGGCCCCCCGGACAGCGGCCCCCGGCCCGCCCGGCTCATCCAGAACGAGGCGACCACCGAGATCCCCGTCCACCTCCTCTTCCGCGACGAACCCGACCCGGCGCCGGTACCGCTGAGGCCCGCCGTCGTGGGGCGCAGGCAGGGGACGGGCGAGCAGCCGCGCGTCCGCAGGCCCGCACCGGCCACACCCCGCCCAACGGTTCCGACGGTCGACCCCGACCTGGTGGAGCGCCCGGCGCGGGTGCTGCCCGGCGCGGTGGGCGTGCTCGCCGGTGCCGTCGGGGCGGCCGGGGGTGTGCTCACCTCCTGGTGGGCGGGCGTGCTGCCGCCCCTCGCGGTGGAGGCGCTGCGCCTGCCGGCGACATACGCGGGCGCCGGTCTCGGCCCGGCCCAGTGGGCCGCGTACGCCGGGGCGGGCGCCCTCGGGCTGTTCGGGTTCGGCGGGCTGGCGCGGGGGCGGACCGGGCGGGCCTGGGTGCTCGGCCTGTTCGGCCGCTACCGGGGGACCGTCCGGCGTACCGGGCTGCTGTGGGTCAACCCGCTGCTGCTGCGCGCCCGGGTCGACGTGCGGCTGCGGCACTGGCGCGGCGAGCCGATGCCGGCGGCCGACGCGAGCGGGGTCGCGCTGCGGGTCGTCGTCCTCGTGGTGTGGCGGGTGCGGGACACCGCGCGGGCCACGCTCGGCGTCGAGGACCACGAGACCTATCTGCGCGAGTGTGTCGAGGCGGCGCTCGTCCGGGTGCCGGTGGAGATGCCGGGCGCGGGACGGCGGGCGATGGAATCGGCGGGGGACGCGCTGACCCGGGCGGTCGCGGCGGACACGGCGCCGGTCGGCCTGGAGGTGTTCTCGGTACTGCCGGTCCGGGTCGAGTACGCCCCCGAGGTCGCCGCCGCGATGACCCGCCGTCACATCGCCACCCTGGACGCCCGGCACCGGGCCGCCGCGCTCACGTCGGTCGTGGACTCGGTGGAGGACACGGTGACCCGGCTGACCCTGCGCGGCCTGGTCGAACTGGACGACTACGAACGCAAGGTGCTGGTGAAGGACCTGACGGTCGCGTTCTGCGCGGGGCGGGGCGAGCCGGGGCCGTGA
- a CDS encoding lytic polysaccharide monooxygenase auxiliary activity family 9 protein translates to MRKKTKLCASVVGLATTGALVLTAGGASGHGYTDLPISRQKLCQNGTVTGCGDIQWEPQSVEGPKGFPAAGPADGQICSANHGNFGALNQPKTPSGGTWPATAVTGGGSYTFRWQFTAMHATTDFKYYVTKPGWNQNHALARSDLNLTPFLTVPYNGQRPPATLSHTGSLPSGLSGRHVIVAVWTIADTANAFYACSDVRF, encoded by the coding sequence ATGCGCAAAAAGACCAAGTTGTGTGCCTCCGTGGTCGGCCTGGCCACCACCGGCGCCCTCGTCCTCACCGCCGGAGGCGCCAGCGGCCACGGCTACACCGACCTCCCCATCAGCAGGCAGAAGCTCTGCCAGAACGGCACCGTGACGGGCTGCGGCGACATCCAGTGGGAGCCGCAGAGTGTCGAGGGCCCCAAGGGCTTCCCGGCCGCCGGACCGGCCGACGGCCAGATCTGCTCGGCGAACCACGGCAACTTCGGCGCGCTCAACCAGCCGAAGACCCCGTCCGGCGGTACCTGGCCGGCGACCGCGGTGACGGGCGGGGGGAGCTACACCTTCCGCTGGCAGTTCACCGCCATGCACGCCACCACCGACTTCAAGTACTACGTCACGAAGCCGGGGTGGAACCAGAACCACGCCCTCGCCCGTTCGGACCTCAACCTCACCCCGTTCCTCACGGTCCCCTACAACGGCCAGCGCCCGCCGGCCACGCTCTCCCACACGGGGTCACTGCCGTCCGGGCTCAGCGGCCGGCATGTGATCGTCGCGGTGTGGACGATCGCGGACACGGCCAACGCGTTCTACGCCTGCTCGGACGTCAGGTTCTGA
- a CDS encoding DUF3592 domain-containing protein, with protein MDFMFYGVPTLMIVVVVGVAVFVIRRALRIRRAWNSGLTAEARCLRTYTTTSGGSGDTSVHTTLHHVYEFVARDGRTVRFEESGGSGTILEGDFVTVFYSEGERVNATAHRPSPVRNGLALAGILGFLGMFVVFCVGFMVTYSHVFEPIDDMFFGGDSGYSDTDYGTDSGTVDGFPEGWEVTTESP; from the coding sequence ATGGACTTCATGTTCTACGGGGTGCCGACGCTCATGATCGTGGTGGTCGTCGGGGTGGCGGTGTTCGTGATCCGCCGGGCGCTGCGGATACGCCGCGCCTGGAACAGCGGCCTGACCGCCGAGGCGCGCTGCCTTCGGACGTACACGACCACGAGTGGCGGCTCCGGCGACACCTCCGTGCACACGACGCTGCACCACGTGTACGAGTTCGTCGCGCGCGACGGCCGCACCGTCCGCTTCGAGGAGTCGGGCGGCTCGGGCACGATTCTCGAGGGCGATTTCGTGACCGTCTTCTACAGCGAGGGCGAGCGCGTCAACGCCACGGCGCACCGTCCGAGCCCGGTCCGGAACGGGCTGGCCCTGGCCGGCATCCTCGGATTCCTCGGGATGTTCGTGGTGTTCTGCGTCGGGTTCATGGTGACGTACAGCCATGTCTTCGAGCCGATCGACGACATGTTCTTCGGCGGGGACAGCGGCTACAGCGACACCGACTACGGCACCGACTCCGGCACGGTCGACGGGTTTCCCGAGGGCTGGGAAGTGACCACGGAGTCGCCGTGA